A segment of the Leptolyngbya sp. NIES-3755 genome:
GAGGTGAATGCACACAACATCAAAGCAAAGCTAATCTTTGAGCTTGCGAATGGTCCGATTACCTCTAGTGCAGATGCAATTTTAGAGAACAAAGGCATCTATGTTTTTCCAGATATTCTGGTGAATGCGGGTGGCGTAACGGTGAGCTACTTTGAATGGGTGCAGAACCGGAATGGATTGTATTGGACATTGGGCGAAGTCAATCAATCGCTCCGACGAAAGATGGTTGAAGAAGCAGAGCGAATTTGGTCGATCGCACAAGAGATGTCGATTTCAATCCGAACGGCGGCGTATGTTCATGCCTTGAGACGATTGGGAGAAGCGATCGATGCGAAAGGAACTCGCAACTATTACACAAGCCGAACCTAGCCAATTAAGCTTTCGCGCCGCGCTTCCATTCACTGAACCCTTTACCTAAAATGACGAAGAGCACTAATAAACCTTGAATGACTCCAGCTAATGAAGATTCAAGATTGAGATCTAACGGCAATCTGAGGCTACCGATATTGAGAACACTGAAGAAAAACGCGATCGGTAAAAGCAACCAAGCATTCATTCCAGCAAGCAATGTCACCAACAGCGCGAGAAAGCCTAAACCGCTGGAAATGTTCGGAATCAATCGGTGGAAAACTGCGACGACTTGAATCGCGCCTGCTATTCCTGCAAACGCGCCACAAATCGCGAATGAGCTTAGAAGCTGACGAACTGACGGAATTCCTAACACGTATGAAGCTCGGAGATTTTGCCCGACTGCTCGGAGTTTCAGACCAAAATGAGTCCTGCCGAGAACGACGATCGTAATCACGAGTGAAATCAATGCAAGTAAAACCGCGATCGGGCTTGCATCGGTATTTCCAAAGGTCGGCAACCAAAGCGATTCTGGAAACTGTTCAGTCCCGCTCATCGATGCTACACCCGGACGCTTCCAAGGTCCAAACACTAAATACAATGCCAAACCGTCTGCAAGGAAGTTCAGACCTAATCCTGCAAAGATTTCATTGATTCGACCATAGATATTGAGCACACCCGCAAACAATCCCCAAAACATTCCCCCCACGCCACCTGCCAGAATTGCTAGAAACAGCGCAATCGCGGGTGGTAAGTTATCTTGTGTCAATCGCAGCATGAAAGTCGTTGCAATGCCACCAAAGGCGATTTGTCCTTCGATTCCTAAGTTGTACAGTCCAGCAGTGAACGTGAACAATAAACCGCAAGAGCAAATTAACAAGGGAGCTAAGGTTGCAATGACACGGGCGAACTGTCCGGGTGTACCAAATGCACCTGCAATCATTTCGGTGAGAACTTCGATCGGGGATGCGCCTGCAAATAGAATAATGATCATCGTGAGGATCAGAGCTAAAGCGATCGAGCCGATTTGATACGTTAGTGTGCGATTGAGCATTGATTTGAAGTTGAGGTAACAGTGTGGTTCAGTCAAAGCCTGCAAAGTCGATTAAATTGGCAGATTTGAGAGTGCAATTTGGATTGCAGCGGACAGAAGTGGACGGATTCTTTCTGGAATGGTTGGAAGGATTGTCAGAGCTATCAGAATTTGAGAGACAGCGATTGGATCAAGTGCGACGACAGTATCTTTATTTGCTGGAATATCCAGTGTTAGAAGGGATTGTCAAAATGGTTGTATTGTCTCCATTGCTAGAGTTAG
Coding sequences within it:
- a CDS encoding carbohydrate ABC transporter permease (similar to AA sequence:cyanobase_aa:LBDG_54960), with product MLNRTLTYQIGSIALALILTMIIILFAGASPIEVLTEMIAGAFGTPGQFARVIATLAPLLICSCGLLFTFTAGLYNLGIEGQIAFGGIATTFMLRLTQDNLPPAIALFLAILAGGVGGMFWGLFAGVLNIYGRINEIFAGLGLNFLADGLALYLVFGPWKRPGVASMSGTEQFPESLWLPTFGNTDASPIAVLLALISLVITIVVLGRTHFGLKLRAVGQNLRASYVLGIPSVRQLLSSFAICGAFAGIAGAIQVVAVFHRLIPNISSGLGFLALLVTLLAGMNAWLLLPIAFFFSVLNIGSLRLPLDLNLESSLAGVIQGLLVLFVILGKGFSEWKRGAKA